The following proteins come from a genomic window of Kitasatospora sp. NBC_01246:
- a CDS encoding Pycsar system effector family protein yields the protein MPDPRTTTVPPIPPPAATSTTSPSPTTSPSPQAPAPDEARFVADRLLAAVREDIGRADTKASILLTAALGLPALLLGRSWPDGRPTGLAAVLLALGGALWAAGAVALVRAILPRTGTQRDHEGVTYFGDLLPAEGRTALADRVAAAGRDPVGWLLVQAVDVSTILAAKYRWIRWGVGCLAPGAALTTAGLLLA from the coding sequence GTGCCCGACCCCCGCACCACCACCGTGCCCCCGATACCGCCCCCCGCCGCCACCTCCACCACGTCCCCGTCCCCGACCACATCCCCGTCCCCGCAGGCACCCGCCCCCGACGAGGCCCGCTTCGTCGCGGACCGCCTGCTGGCCGCCGTCCGCGAGGACATCGGCCGGGCCGACACCAAGGCCTCGATCCTGCTCACCGCCGCCCTCGGCCTGCCGGCCCTGCTGCTCGGCCGCAGCTGGCCGGACGGCCGGCCCACCGGCCTCGCCGCCGTCCTGCTCGCCCTCGGCGGCGCGCTCTGGGCGGCCGGAGCCGTGGCGCTGGTGCGGGCGATCCTGCCCCGCACCGGCACCCAGCGCGATCACGAGGGCGTCACCTACTTCGGTGACCTGCTGCCGGCCGAGGGCCGGACGGCGCTGGCCGACCGGGTCGCGGCGGCGGGCCGCGACCCGGTCGGCTGGCTGCTCGTCCAGGCCGTCGACGTCAGCACCATCCTCGCCGCCAAGTACCGCTGGATCCGCTGGGGCGTCGGCTGCCTCGCGCCCGGCGCCGCCCTCACCACCGCCGGGCTGCTGCTCGCCTGA